A window of Marinobacter halotolerans genomic DNA:
GCATGCGGGCCATTTCGAATCTGTAGATTGCACTCACACCATGAAGGTTCATGAGGACAAGGCTCCTTGATGGTAGAGGTTATTCGTGAACCAGGTTGACGAAGATGTCTTCCAGGGAACTTTCCCGGGTCTGCAGGTCCCGGTATTCCAGACCGATCTCGCTGAGTTTTCTGAGCAGCCTGGCAACACCTGCCTGTTCTTCCTGGGAATCAAAGCTGTAAATCAGCTCGTAGCCATCGGCAGACAACTCCACCGGTTCAAGCAATAGCTCGCCAGGCATTTGGTCCAGCGGCTTCTGGAGGTGGAGTCGTAGTTCCTTCTTGCCCAGCTTGCTCATCAGGCTGGTTTTTTCCTCCACCAGGATAATCTCGCCGTCCCGGATCACGCCGATGCGATCAGCCATTTCCTCGGCTTCCTCGATGTAATGGGTGGTGAGGATGATGGTGACCCCATTTTCACGGAGTTTCCGCACCATGTTCCACATGTCCCGGCGCAGTTCGACGTCCACACCGGCGGTAGGCTCGTCCAGGAACAGGATTTTGGGTTCGTGGGACAGCGCCTTGGCGATCATTACGCGACGCTTCATGCCGCCAGACAGGGACATGATCCGGTTGTTGCGTTTGTCCCAGAGCGACAGGTCCCGCAATACCTGCTCAATGTGAGCGGGCGAGGGCGCTTTGCCAAACAGGCCGCGGCTGAACGTGACCGTATCCCAGACGGTCTCGAAGGAATCGGTGTTCAGCTCCTGGGGCACCAGCCCGATGCTCTGCCGGGCCTGGCGGTAGTCCCGGATGATATCGTATCCGGCGGCTTTTACCTCTCCTGAGGAGAGATTCACAATGCCGCAGATAATGCTGATCAGCGTGGTTTTACCGGCACCGTTGGGGCCAAGCAGGGCAAAGATCTCGCCGCTTTCGATGTCCAGGTTTATGTCTTTAAGGGCCCGAAAGCCGTCACCATAGGTTTTGTTCAGGTGTTTTACGGAAATGTCCGGTTGCACTGGGTTATCCTGTGGCTGCGGGTTAAAAGCAGGCTAGTTTCTCATGCCCACTGTTCATATAGGAAGCTTTGCAATTGGTGAAGAATTACCGCAAAGGATCCGGCAGATTGTGTAAAATTCTGCAATCACAGAAACGGATCTCCAATCAGAGATCTCCGAAAAGGGGAAAGCCAGACCATGGATTACGGCGATAGCGTACAAAAAGTTCTGTTGCGGAAAATTCAGAAGGCCGAGCAGGACCTGGTTCAGCTGAAACTCGACTACTGCCGCTTCATCTTCGGACTGAGTCACCGTTCAAAAGTGATCGTGGACGGCGTGACCTATCTGATCCGTTCGGTGGATGTTGACTCAATGATACGGAATGAAGACGGCAGCTTCGGCAAGCCGGACGTGGCCGGTATCCCCGAAAGCTCGGGCGACGAGTCGGATGTGCAGGGTTTGGGTAACGGTTGGGAACTGGTAAAAACGGATTAGATAAAGGCGTTCGACGTAATGGCGTCGAAAAGGCTCTTCTCACGGGGCACGAAGTGATGGGTTTGCCAGAATTCCGCGCCTTCAACCCCACTTCTGAAACATGCCAGGAATGTTGAGTGGCGTGTCAGCGTTGAAATGACCACCAGGGCATCCGGTTGTTTGATCCCCACTTTTCGGCTTGCAAACTGGCTGACGGTCATTGCCAACGAGTCAGCATTCCGGCTGCCAGGCCGGCTCAAGGCACAGGCCGCCCCGTAAAGCCAGCAAACCGCGTATTCCCGAATAGCCAGATGGGCCGCCTCGATTTCAAGTCCCTGTTGTTTGCAGTCCCGCTCCTGAAGGCTGGCCAGAATATGTAACTGGGAAATCAACTCGCACCTGTCCAGCTTGTGTTTCGCAGATGAACGTCCCGGCGAGGGGATTTTTGCGTCGTAGTCCCTGAACCCGGAAGTCACTCTGCTGGATGCGGACTGGAATTGATCGCGAGGCTGCTCGGACGACACAGCCGGTACCAGTGGTTCACTGCGATTCAGGCTCAGCACGCGAAAAGCCAGCAACAGCAAAAGCGAAAAAAGCCCCAGTTCCAGAAGAATGATCAGACTACTTAGCATCAGAGGTTCCT
This region includes:
- a CDS encoding ABC transporter ATP-binding protein, with amino-acid sequence MQPDISVKHLNKTYGDGFRALKDINLDIESGEIFALLGPNGAGKTTLISIICGIVNLSSGEVKAAGYDIIRDYRQARQSIGLVPQELNTDSFETVWDTVTFSRGLFGKAPSPAHIEQVLRDLSLWDKRNNRIMSLSGGMKRRVMIAKALSHEPKILFLDEPTAGVDVELRRDMWNMVRKLRENGVTIILTTHYIEEAEEMADRIGVIRDGEIILVEEKTSLMSKLGKKELRLHLQKPLDQMPGELLLEPVELSADGYELIYSFDSQEEQAGVARLLRKLSEIGLEYRDLQTRESSLEDIFVNLVHE